From the Triticum urartu cultivar G1812 unplaced genomic scaffold, Tu2.1 TuUngrouped_contig_5319, whole genome shotgun sequence genome, the window CTAGCCAGCCAGTAGGACTAGTTCATCTGTGTGTGTGCCGACCTACATATATAGCTACATATATATGGTGCTTAATTTGTTATTGGTGTCTCCGTATGTACCTGGAGCTGGTGGTCAAGTTTTTGATGGGTCATTCCTTGGTTTAGTCGAGACTTGAGGGTAATTTGAAACGGGGGCAAAAGCTTTGCCTTATCCAttaaataagagagaatagagtTTGTTACAAGTCACTCAATATACGGCATGACATCACTCTCGCGAAATAATGGACCCTAATTTTTTGGCACCGTCGATGACCCAAAAGTTGGCCTCGGTCTCTATGGAGGCAAGCAAAATAGTTGGAGGAGCGCTCTTGTGCTTGAAGACCCTTGCGTTTCGCTCATTCCAGACAGTCCACGAAACAAGCATGGTGAGGGACGTCTTAGCTTGGCGGTTTGGAGTGGCGTTGTCGCAGGTACTTGCCCACCAAGCCTCAACTGAGTCGAACAGGGGCCAACCGTTGGTGTGAAGACCGAGAATATGGTATTTGTCAATGATCAAAGACCAAAGCCTTCGTGTGTAGCGGCATTCGTAGAAGAGGTGAGGCCCACATTCCTGCACTCTCATGCAGAGAGGGCAGAGACCACAGCTGGGCCACCCACGTTTTGCCAAACGATCGGCAGTCCAAATTCTGTCTTGTAGCGCCAACCAAGCGAAGAACTTGACTTTTGGGGGGGCCAAGCCttccaaaccattttgtccaaggGTGTAAGAACCATCCCTAAGAATTGTGCCTTGTATGCGGATGCCGCCGAGTAGATTCCACTAGCCGTATGCTTCCACACAATGTCATCCTCGGTGAGATCATCAAGTTGGACCTCATGCAAAAGTGCCCAAAGAGTGAAGAACTGCGTGATGAGCTCAGCGGAGATGATGGTGGGCGGTTTGATCTTGAGGATCCATGCATTGTGTGAGAGGGCTCCCGAACCTTCCAATTCTTTCTCTTTGACGCTTTGTAAATGAGCGGGGCAATGTCTTTTGGCTTGCGCCCATAAAGCCACGGTGAGTCCCAAAAAGGGGTAATTTGGGTGTTAATTAAGATTGTTTATTTTCTGTTTGCTACTCCAGATTGTTTAGCAGAGCTAGTGGCTAGGAACTTGCAAGACAGTGGTTTATGCTGGAATGATTGATCCAAGAATTCGTTGTAGCTTGTGAACCTTTTGTTTTGTCAGTAGCTTGTGAATCTGGGTGATAGTAGGGAGTTATTCATGTTTTACTTTGCTGGTTCATTCATCGAGTTTAACCGAACAAGTTTCACCATAGTACCCCTCAAAAAAAATTCACCATAATCACTGGTAAAAAAACACTGAACATAAATACTCCAGTGTAGATCTGAACTGTCGACATGGGGACCGAATAAACAGGGGAGGGCAGATGATACATGATTCAGAATTCAGAGCAGTGCGCACTTCACCAGAAAAAAAAATCAGGGCCTGAAATTCTCACCTGATCATTCCACGCCTTCCCAGTTCCAGTTGCCAATCAGACGAGGAGGTGCTTGTTTTTTATGTCCGATTTCCGGTCATATTACTCAGAAGCTGCCGAACAGCACACCCGGCATGCACAGTGTCGCCTGCACTTGCACTTCAGAACTGTGACCATGATTGTACGTACTTCAGAACTGTGGTTTTGATTTACATGCTGTAGGTGTGTTGTTTTCTTGTTCAAGCAGGGAAATGCACAGCTGGGAAGTTTGAATGCAGAGGAAAATGGATTAACAAACTTAAAATTCAGATAATTCATACATATCACCCTTTGGGTGCTAGACTCCTGGTAGGGGGTTACTTATGTTTTACTGCGAATATTTTGCTGGGTCGTTCATCGAGTTGAACCGAAGAAGCTTCACCATGGTCATTGGTAAAATCACTGAACATAAATACTCCAGTGTAGATCTGAACTGCCGAAATGGGGACTGAATAAACAGAGGAGGGCAGAGGATACAGGATTCAGAATAGAGCAGTGCGCTTCACCGGAAAATGTACGGAGCCTGAAATTCTCACTGATCATTCCCATGCCTTGCCAGTTTCGCCAATAAGACGAGGAGGTGCTTGTTTCTTATGTCCGATTTATAGTCTTATTGCTCAGAAGTTGCAGAACAGCACACCCGGTATGCGCAGTGGCGCCTGCACTTCAGAACCATGACTTTGATTGAACGGCCTGCATTTCAGAACTGTGGTTTTGATTACCATGCCGTAGGTGTGATTTCATGCTGACCTGAATGTTTCCATGCCGTAGGTATGTTAGTTTTCTTGTTCAAGCAGGAGAAATGCACAGCTGGGAAGTTTGAAGCATTGGTTCCATATGGGATCAGCCAAACTGCATATTCGGTAATGCAGAGGaaaattaattatttaaattaaaaTTCAGATAATTCATACAGATCCCGTTCGTCGCTACAATTCTAATCAGCGAGTTGCTACTAGGTTCCCCATGAGCCCGCCACCAAGTTCATAGTGCTTGGCGGAGGAAAAACCCGCTTCTTTGGCTAACTTCTCCAACTCCTCTCCTGGAGAACAGATGAACAAAGAAAAGCTTGATGTAAATAAAGGAAGGTGATAAAATCGTGAATCAGTACATGGTCGTCGGTGAAATGGCACATACCACTCCATCGTTTGGAACAAAATAATTCACTATTTTCTTAAAAAAAGCAGAATGATATGTACATTTATATAATGCCACAGCTTTGCGCGTGAAGGAAATAGATGGTGTACTTGTGCTATCAGAGTGGGCTATGTAAGTTTTGAGATGCACCTTCCTTGTTTTATTCCTTTTACTAGGTACACTCtagttttttttttgcgggtaacTCTAGTTTAGTTCTTATATATGTTTTACTTGATGACGTGATATATTTTCTGTGTCATGGAAGTTTTCACAGGAACGAAACATCAAGTTCAAACCTGTAAGATACTGTGCAATCGAACTTTTCAAGTACTTGTACTCTTCAGTAAGTCCATAGCTACTAGCCAGAGGAACCACGACATTATTGATCGCCCAACTCTGTCAAAGAAAAATATCACTTTAGTTAGTCAGGATTGTAGGATCAGTTCCAAACATGTGACTACATGTGACTTTGCTAGAATGTCATGGTACAAGAGTAGATGATTGGTCTTTGTTAGGGAAGTTGAACAAACCAATTCATCTGTATCATGCGTCCAAGATGGGCTGAAATTTTACCTGTAACGATGCCGTGAAAAATGACGAACTCTTGTTGAAATCTAGAACAGATGCTCGTGATCCTGCAGCCCAGGAAAACCAAATCATGAGAATTCACGCTGAACTGGAACGAAACTTGAACCGTGCACCCAACCTGGTTTTAGGACTCTAAGGATCTCTCGCATTGCTTTGGGTTTGTCCACCACATTGCGCAATCCATAACCAACCGTAACAGCATCAAAGTAACGGTCCGTGAAAGGTAAATCAAGTGCATCGCCCTCGATCCATCTGCGAAAAAGCATGTCTTAGCTAGGTTGTTAAGCTGATCAAAAGAaaacagttttgctaaagcacatctagatgtgccctaagtattgcacatctagaCCCGAAAAAAAAACACGTTCTGCATATCCTCAGAAAAGCTCCAAAAAACTGCGCATGACAGGAACTTCAGAATTCCCAAGCTCTCACATTGGGGGTGCTCACTTGATGTTCTTGTAGCAAGCCTTCCAGCGTTGGTCCTGACGGCTAGCAGCAGTTTGCAGTTGCTGCCATGAGAAATCCACACCCATCACCTGTGACATTTGAGAGCCAAAAATCGCTTGGATATTCTGAAGTTCTGAACCCTGAAGCCAATCCGACATTTCAGTAGAGTACCAACCTCTCCGTCTAGGCCGACCTTCTGAGACAGAAGGAACGCCAAATCCCCGCTCCCGCAGCAGAGATCAAGAACCCGATCCCCTCTCTTCGCCCTGATGTtcagaaaacaaaattttcccaTCAACCAGTTGTCTTCTGAATTCACATTACTGCGACTAGCACTGGGGATGTACATTGACCAAGAGACGCAGATGCGCTTCCACGTCCAGTGCTGCCCCAGGCTGAGCACGTCGTTGAGCTACAAGGAACGCGGCACCGCAGCGCTGTCGTCAGTACAGTACGTATTTGCCAATGCAGCGGAAAGGGGGAGGGGAGTGGGAGGCACGGACATGGTCGTAGACGGGGGCGATGCGGTTGAAGAGGGCCTGCCGCTCGTCGGCCGCGGACGAGCAGCGCACGGCGGCGGAGCCGTTAGGATAGGTTAGTATGACTAGGTTTGACTGGTAACCATTGACTCTTTTGCCCCTGCCTCTGAAGCTCAACGATTTGGGAgccctccaccctcgccgccgccccgccgcctgcaTCCCGGGGGAAAGCGAGGGTCTGGGAATGGACGTGGGGTCCTGCCACCTCGGCGGCAACGCCGACGCGGGGGAGTTCTGCCCGCACCGCCCCTTCCGCCACATCCTGGCGGCAGCCACGTACACGCTGCAGGAGCAGGCGGGagaggagcagcagcagcaggacCGCGCGGGCACCGTATCGCTCTTCTCCGTGGACGCCGGCGCGGAGGACAAGTCCCGACGGCTCCGGCTGCTCAACACGGTGGAGACCGCCGGCGTCTTCGACATGAAGTGGAGCCCCACGGCGCCGCTGCTCGCGCAGGCCGACGCCCACGGACGCCTCGTGCTCCGGCGCCTCCAGCATGAAGACGGCTCGGACGAAGGTGCTGCTTGCTACTGCTGTTACTATCTCACAAGTAAATTTTGGTACAAAACTGTTGTTATGTTAAAACAGGGCCATGTGTTAACTGTTAAGTGTAACTGGTAGCATCTGCTGGCAGGCTACGTTTCATTAGAACTAGCATGACCATTTTTGGTTGCCAATGTCCATACGGAAGGCATAGTTTACTCTGGATTCAGAACAAGCTGTTTGTAGGCTGCGATATTCTGGGAAGATTGCCATTACCTTGTTGACAACTAGGGTAAATTGCTGCTGATTGATGATCAAAGTAAAGTTGGGTTCGTCTGCTAGTCTTCTCGAAATGCATTGCTCATATTTTTCATAATATCGTTGTTCGATTAAAGAGTTAGCCTAGTGAATTCCATACTGATGCCGGACACTGATGTAGCTGTAAAGTATAATAAACACTTCATATATGTAATATCTTGATCATGTCTAAAAGTACATGTACATCCTGAGGGCTGATACAAGTGCTTTGTATGACCAAATTACACAGGTGTTGTTCTAACAGATGTGGTTGCTGGAAACATTTCTTCATCAATGTGCTTGTATGTGGACTGGAACCAAAATGCCGATTCCCTGGCCGTTGCATTATCAGATGGTTCACTGTCTGTGGTTCCCATGAGAGAGGACCGCCTGGAGGTATCAGAACAATGGACTGCTCATCAGTATGAAGTTTGGACATGTTATTTCGATCGTGCAAGACCACACTTGTTGTACAGTGGATCGGACGACTGCTCTTTCGGTTGCTGGGATTTGCGGGAAAGCCCATCGAATGCTGTGTTTCGGAATAAGAAGACTCATACTATGGGTGTGTGTTGCATTGCTTAGAACCCATTGGAGGGGAATATGCTACTCACTGGAAGCTATGACGAATTTCTCAGAGTTTGGGACATGAGATCAGTGGCGGAGCCAGCCAGCTGAAGGAGCCGGGGCAAAGTCTTTACACGGCGATGTTGCCCGGCATTTGCCCAAGTAATTAGTACTGCAAATCATGGTTTCTTTGCATTGTTTAGTGAAAAATGGCCGGAGCAGCCCGGGCAGCTGCCCCAGGTCGCCGGGAGCTAGCTCCGCCACTGCATGAGATCAATGATGAAACCTGTGAACGAGAAGTCCCTGAATTTAGGAGGTGGTGTATGGAGGTTGAAATATCATCCTAATATTGCAGATGTCGTATTGGCTGCATGCATGCACAACGGTTTTGCCATTGTTAAAGCAGGGGCTGGAGTGCTACCATAATGGAAACATATTGCAAGCATGAGTCCTTAGCATATGGTGCAGATTGGCAGACAAGTGAAGCAGCGGAATATAACACGAATTCTTCAGTTATCGCTACTTGTTCATTTTATGACCGCCTTCTCCGTGTGTGGCAACCAGAGAACCTAGTCAACCACCCAACCTCTAAGGCGTAAAACATCATTATGCCCAGTTGAAGTATCAATATGGCATGGACCAACCTATTCCCTGAATGAACCAAATTGATTTCATTCAGGTAGCTCTGTGAATTTATGTTAATTTTATTTCAAATGATGAGCTTATAGTAGTATGATGTCTAATTTATAGCTAGGCATTCACAGTAATCAGTATTTGTTGTAAGCTTCCACAAAACTTTGAAGCTATCTGTTCATGTTATTTGAGCACAAACTGTTTTGAAGTTCATCTGGTGACTGGTGCATAGAAGTGATGATTCAGCACCAATCTAGACATCTACCTGGAAGAGCCTCTGACTGAGCTTTTCGCTGGTCATAAACTAATAATTCTGTCTGAAAACTTACAGTATGCTGTACGCAGTGCtttcttatttttctttttcatcACATTCTGATAACGGCTGGAATGGTTACCGATTTTACTTTTCCAGTGCATGCACTGTTGCTTATATTAACCTACTGCGCAGTATGGTCAACATGCTAATCACGATTCTTAAAAGTGTTGGATCATTGTTTTTCTTGGATGAAATTTGAGGTGTTGGGTAGTTGCCACAGCCTCAGCGggccaaaacaagggcaaaaaaGTTCTTAGTTACTTTTCTGATAAGTTTTGTTAGTTGCTTTTTTGATAAGTTAAAAATATATTGCGGTCTAGTGGATCTTACTAAGTTACTAGTGACTCATGAAGCAATACTCATACCACACTTCAGTAGAGCTACTTTATTCTTTATCGTTTGCATTTTCCCAGAAAGTTCTGAGTCCTGCCTTTGTGCTAATCACACATGGCTCAGAAGGCAGGACGCAGATCAGATCAACTGGTCCAGTTTACAGAACTGTTCTGCTCCTATCGGTGAAAATAATGAAGACATGAATCAATTTTGACATGTACTTGACTGTGGTATAAATAACTATGGGTAATATTTGAAGATAACCTCAAAGGATGCTTCAATTTGTTTGTGACTTGTTCTGAATTCATTAGAGGCAAATCATCTACAGTAGAATGAGATACCTTGGTAATAATGGACAAGATGAGATCTGTGACACTTTGAATAAGCGGGAATGCTGGTTGGCATGTCAGAGAAATAGAATAATGAGAATCATATGGTTTGCTTGGGATGATAAGCGAAAAAAGCTCTAAGGTTTCCCTTCCTGCATCCTTCTATCTGACACCACTAAGTACTAACTGTGCACTAATCAGAATTATCTGTTTCTACATCAGGTCACCAAGAATAGCTGTATTCTGAATATGAACAATAAAGATAGTGATGTGTTCAGTCTTATGTAGCTAAGTAACCTTTGATGTTTTCTGACCTTTTTCCTTAAAAAGGATTCAATAGCAACTGTTTGTTTAGGTTAGCTACCAAGGGGACTTGAATTTTATTATGCTAGAATGGCTTACACTAGCCGGTTTAGTTGTGCTCTTAGGCCTTCACCTGATGGCTGACATGCAGTGGGTATGTTAATCTACCCTTTAGCTGAGCCTTATAGTGTTGTATTGGATTCATCCCACTGATTTGCACGAAGCATCTAGACCCAAGACCTAAGAGGCTAGTATGTGACAATTTATTGCTTGAATTTTCATTGTAGAGAATCTGATTTACTGTCTGACATAAAATCTCTAATTTGATCCTACTCATCTTTCAGCTCTGTTGTATTGAATTGACAATATAGTTGACTTTCCAGACCTTATCTGCTGATGTCATGACCTCCTTTGGTTTCATCATGAATGGCTACTCAGGGGATTCTTTGACGTGAAGGGGGTCACCCCTACATGGCTAAACCTAATTTATGGATTAGTCTGGTAAGAATATTGTATCTATGTTCCAGAGTTTATCTTTCTAAGTAAACACGGGACGTTATACATCTGTTTTACTCTCCTTAAGCACGACAAACCTAATTTCCAACCCTGAACATGATATATATTTTTTGAACGGAAAATTATAGGGGAGGCTCGACAGTACAAATTTAGTAAAACAAGtacccaactttgtactaaaccagagacaagtaatatggatcggagggagtagtaaTATTTACAAGAGAGGGCTGTACAGGGGGAGGGGGAGAAGAACTGCTAATCTGGTAAGCCTGCTCATCCTTCATTCTGTAAGAGAGAAGGAAAGGGTCTCTTTTAATGAGAAAAGGCCAGGAGGCTAAACTAGGAGGAATATTATGAAAAAATTCTAGCATTTCTTTGTTTCCAAATGTTCCAAGCTGCTACAAGAAAGGCTTCTCTGGAGAGAGGTTTGCTGAGAGGAAGGagcaaggtaaagattaattgaggCCCAGCAGCCCCTGCTGAAGGAGCAGTTCCAGAAAATATGATCACGAGTTTCAAGGGTCCTCGAGGTACGCAAACGTAGCTGGAACCGCCATTCGTATGAAAGTTATTAAACTCAATTTGATAAAGCTACCTGGCGAATAGGAACAGTTTCGAGTTTCTGGTCTATTTTCTTTTGAGAATCAAACCTCTAATGGGTTTTTGCTACCAGGAGAAGGGAATGGCCATGTTGATGGGGTCGTCTTTCAAGCATGTCTTGAGTATTTAGTCTGTGTCATTAAAGAGCAAACAGGCAAAAGCTTTGAGTTCGGCTGAGCATTTGGATTTCCACATCCACGAGAAGATGCTGTATATTTGGTGGCATAATAGCCATTCCCCAATTAGTCAGCTCTACAGCAGCTATATGAATTACTCACATAACCATTGGTAAGAAGTAACTAACTTGGTTTAAAACATAAATCTAGTATCTATTCCCTgtctgcctgcctgcctgcctgcctgcctggaTTTGATAGAATCAACCAGGCACAGCATGTTCCATGGCCATCGCCAGTGGTAACCAATCAATCACTATGGTGGGAACCACAAACCTTGGTTCTTGTCTCTGACGTCACTGATTGGTGCATTTCTGTGAGGGCACTCACTATGTGCATCCCTCAGCCATCTATTAAAAGAGCTAACATTCAGAAAGTTCGTTGGATTGCTCCACTTGATTGCGGCCAACGATTAAATCCCACTTTGGTGGAGCAGTGGAGCCCCACGATTGGTggtagtgatttccttgctgtcgTACTGGGAGCACCTGTCCACTGATTATACGTACTAGTTGATTTTTTGGAAGATTTTAATGTATATCCAGGGATGGTCCAGCTAGGACTCGAGAGTGCTAATCTAGTAATCTTACTTGGAAGTTGGAACTGAGATCTGGTGATCATGTCAACTTTAATAGCATCGAGATGGGAGATGATTTAATTAGATAGAGGACTTTCTAATCTACACTCCAGGGTTGGGAAATGCAACACTTCGGATAAGCATGAAGTAGTGGCTGAATAGGAAGGCCACATTGCTCTAGCTCCATATTCTTAAAGGCATAGCTTTAGAGGTGGAGTGTGCTTCTTCAGCTTTTTGTAAAGGCTTAGGCTACCTTTATATTTTATGGTAGATTCAGCCCACATGATCAGTTCCTGAGTTTTATATTTGTTGGTAAATATCTCTTGCTGAAAGCACTGCTCGGCGAGGAAGGACCTATTATACGCGCTATTGGATAAAACTGAAAGGTCTAATGTCAATGGAATTATGGGACAGCTAGTGAAAATCGAATGACAAATCAAAGAGATAATGAGGTAGAATCTGCATCTAGTGAAAAGAGATATGAAGTTTACGAGTATAGATGCCCTGGAATTGGATGTTGATCATAGCTTCTGCAGTGCCTTTTGTAAATGCCCTCCTTTTTACAATGTAGGTTTTAACATTGTTCTCGTGAGTAAATAACTGCTTTTGATAACAGTGGGCCTGGGAGTGGAATGGGAGTTTCTCTAGAGAGAGAATGTAGATGAAATTGACATGTAGCGAGGCAACAACGACATCATTGTGAATCCCAGCAATTGAGCACTCGACACAGTAAAGTTTAGTTTACTCTCATTGTCCTTTCTCCAATAATGCATTGTACGCTGGCCAATTTAAAATGCCACCTTGCAGATTCTAGGTCCTTGCACTATGATTTACCTGGCAAAGCACCTGCAGACATCAGCATCCTCACGAGCATATAAGGCAACCCTTCCCTCTCCTCTTGTCCACAGCCCCTACCGACTATGGAAGGCGCATGGCTCGAGCATCTACATGGCTCTTGAGAGCGGAAGCAGGGTCGGGATGAACCGCAAAGCTGAGCGCTTCAGCTTTGCGGTGCCTCTCCTGACCTCCCAGGTGGTCGCCTGAGGTACGCAAGAATCGGCAAGTCACAAAACGGCAATGGTGAACTCCGGCAGGAGTCCACCCCCCTTTTATCCTTTTCTCTCCATTCAGTTGTATCAGGTGGAAGTCGAATAATCGGAAGTCTCTGTGTGTGATGAATCAATGGATGCTTCAAGTCCATGTTTTGTTTTTCTCTTCCTTTATTATGTGTACTCTGGAAACACTACTATAAATGGCTGATGTTCATCTAGCAAAACCACTTTATGGTGTCTTGTTTGATTCTCTTGTGTCGTCTTTACCGGTTAACTTGTTATATATGCTGCTTCGAAACAGATTGGTGTATGCTGTCTGTGCAGAATACACTGCATATTTTGAACTCTATGGCTCTTTTAAATACGTTGACCCTACAGCGATCTGTGCTGCTATAAACATAATATTTACATGATGTACTCCAAGGCAGACATTTTCCGGAATTTTTTATGAGCTAAAAAACATCTATATGAAAGATGGCAATAAGATCTAAAActgaaaagagaaggggaacaaGTGATGAAAAGGTTTCCCCCTTCTGGCTGTCTGGGACTTTAGCATATCTTGTGGACAAGTCCTGATTggtacaacaacaacaacaaagcctttagtcccaaacaagttggggtaggctagaggtgaaacccataagatctcgcaaccaactcatggctctggcacatggatagcaagcttccacgcacctctgtccatagctagctctttggtgatactccaatccttcaggtctttcttaacggactcctcccatgtcaaattcggtctaccccacCCTCTCTTTCACAAGTCCTGATTGGTACACTGAAAAAAAAATTCAGCCATGGTGCAAGCCAATGATGATCTTCATTTGTTCCTTAACGAGATTCTCCTGTTGTGTATTTAACGAGCTActgtagtgtcaaaaacgctcttatattatgggacggagtgAGTAACAA encodes:
- the LOC125529070 gene encoding diphthine methyltransferase-like — its product is MDVGSCHLGGNADAGEFCPHRPFRHILAAATYTLQEQAGEEQQQQDRAGTVSLFSVDAGAEDKSRRLRLLNTVETAGVFDMKWSPTAPLLAQADAHGRLVLRRLQHEDGSDEGVVLTDVVAGNISSSMCLYVDWNQNADSLAVALSDGSLSVVPMREDRLEVSEQWTAHQYEVWTCYFDRARPHLLYSGSDDCSFGCWDLRESPSNAVFRNKKTHTMGVCCIA
- the LOC125529072 gene encoding 2-phytyl-1,4-beta-naphthoquinone methyltransferase, chloroplastic-like, encoding MQAAGRRRGWRAPKSLSFRGRGKRVNGYQSNLVILTYPNGSAAVRCSSAADERQALFNRIAPVYDHLNDVLSLGQHWTWKRICVSWSMAKRGDRVLDLCCGSGDLAFLLSQKVGLDGEVMGVDFSWQQLQTAASRQDQRWKACYKNIKWIEGDALDLPFTDRYFDAVTVGYGLRNVVDKPKAMREILRVLKPGSRASVLDFNKSSSFFTASLQSWAINNVVVPLASSYGLTEEYKYLKSSIAQYLTGEELEKLAKEAGFSSAKHYELGGGLMGNLVATR